Part of the Grimontia kaedaensis genome is shown below.
TGACGGGTGCTGCGCCAGCGTTACTGAATGGTCGAGATAAACGCTTCTCGACATGTCAGCCACATTGATGGAGGCTTTATACACCGTTGCTTTAAGTGCCAAGGTTATACCCACTCTAAAATTTGTCGTTCAATAAGACCTGTATACGGCCCGGGTTTTTGCAAAGTTGTTCTTTTTCTCTTTTTGTCAGCCGCTTGATATACCACTCAAGCGACATCGCCTGTTGTTTCGTTCCCACCTCATACGACCAGGCTAGTGTAAGAGGCTGTTTGCCTCTTAAGTACTTTGCAGTTTTCGTGCCGTTTTGCTGGTGCTCATCAAATCGACGCATGACATCAGTGGTAACACCACAATACAAAGAGTTATCGCGCGCACGAATGAGATAGACGTGCCAAAGTGGCACGTCGTTGGAAGGAGTCAAAGTCATGACGTAAAGATGTGTTAGTCCTGATTATCCAGAAGTTGATTAACCAAGGCTTTCAATTCAGCCACTTCAGCTTCTAAGGCTTCGACACGCTCAGCCAATCCGCTTTCTTGAGGTTCTGCAGAGAATGAAGGTGTGACTGTTTCTTCTGGCGCTTCAGTGCCGAATAGATGTGCATAACGGCTTTCACGCTTACCTGGCTCTCTTGGAAGCTGAGCAACATAGCCTTTTTCAATAAGACCGCTCAGCGCAGCTTCGACCTGACTCATGTCGCTGAACTCGCAAAGACGGTTTGTACGGGTACGTAGCTCACCCGGAGTTTGAGGACCCCGCAGAAGCATGACGCAAACAATGCCCTTTTCCTGCTCGGAAAACTGCAATGAGCCGAATTCGGTGTTACAGAATCTGTGTTGGTATTTCGTCACACGACTACCAAAACCTTCCAGGTCACTAATCAGTCGTTTGGATTTTAGCGATTCCACTGCGTCCAACACTTCTGCTTCGCTTAGCGCATAAACAGGGTCACGATTACTTTTTTGGTTGGCTGCGGTGGTCAGGCTGTTGAGGGTCAGTGGATAGAGATCCGGCGTAGTGACTTCTTTTTCCAATAAACATCCAATCACTCGCGCTTCATAAGGGTTGAGTTCAATCGCCATGAGAATACCTCAGTTAAATCCTATGCAGCGGGTTATAGCAATCAACCGCTACAACGGCAACTGCACATATGACTATTTGCCAAATCAGCGTGGTAACTGCCGGAACTTTGGTCAATTTATGGAATGTCGAACTGCAATTCTGTCTTATTGGTGTGATTTTGGCTCAATGAAGAAAAATACCTGTCACGTGATTTATCAGTTTTCAGATAAAATCAACCGATTATTGGTTCAGGTGAATAATTTTGCCGACTTGGAGTACAGGAGAAAGTAATGGGTATGTTCGGAAAGAAGGCAACATCGAGCCCATGTTTGTCACTTATCGCTAAAGAATGCCGGGTTGTTGGTAAGTTTGATCTGGAAGGTGATATTCAGTTCGATGGCCAAGGTGAAGGCAGCATTGTCAATGCCCGTAATGTCGTTATCTCTTCTACTGGCCATTTTAAAGGCGACATTCGTGCAGAGCACGTCACCATCAACGGTTATGTTGAAGGTACTTGTGTTGCCCGCGAAGTGAACATCCTGAGCTCAGGCAAAATGAAAGGCCAAATTCAAAGTGAACAACTCACCATCTCCAAAGGTGGCTGCCTGATGGGTGAAAACAAGCTGAAAGACGAGCCATCACTCAAAGTGGTGAACGAAGACAAAGGCACAACTGATAAAGCAGCTTCTGCATCAGCCTAAGATGCCAATCTGATGCAATGATCAACAGTTGAGTGCCCTATCCGCTTTCAACTGTTGACTTCACTCCCCAACATTATACGATCCGCGAAATTATGTAATTTCGGAAGTACGAAGATGTCTGAACAAGCAAACCAAGCGCAAGAAACTGTAAAGCTGGAAGATCTGTCTGCTGAACTGCAGCAAGTGATTAAATACGAACAAGTGCCAGCTGAACTCTTCACCATGTTAGCTTCTATCCATGAAGCGTCTGAGAGTGTAGTTCGTGAAGCTTGGGATGTAATGCCAGCAAGTGCACAGAACATTTTGGATAACTTCGAGCAGTTCCACGCACTGGTTAGCCTCAGCCAAAGCTACGCAGGTTTGGACTTCATGCAAGAAACTCAAGACATGAAGTTTGATGACATGGACGACGAGCAAACTTCTGAATACAAAGCCGTTTTGTTGGATAAACTGCTGCATAACTGTGTAAAAGATCTGGTCAAGCAATTGAAGCAAGCTCGCCTGAAACCTGCTATGAAACGCGAATTTCGCGAAATTTTCACTAAGTAATTTAGGCCCAATAGAGCAAGAACAAAAAAGAGGTGACATTGTCACCTCTTTTTTGTTCTTGTAACTGTCAGGATATTGTGTAAGAAATGAAAATTCAGATTCGCACATAGGCACGAGCTAATTACGCTTAAAGATTGTTTCCATAAACCTGCGTCCTGTCTCTCAATTCTCCCCTATATAAATTCCAGAAAAATTAATACAAACTGTAACAAGCAGAACAGAATCACAAACTTGTCATAAAGTGGCCTCATTTTACGACCTAGTTATCATTAATTAAGTGTAAGTCGCCATCCTATTTCATTTAGAACCTATATTTGTAGGCTGTGCGAAAGCCAGCCTAAAAATCTACAGAACTACAGGGACGAAAAATGAAGAAAAGCCCACTAGCATTAGCTTTCTTGACAGCAGCAGTCGCAACAGGATGTGCTGTCGACAATTCGAACAATGCTCCGTTCGATCTCACTATCCTACACATTAACGATCACCACTCTCATTTAGAGTCCTCTTCTCAAAAGTTGAAACTGGCAGGTAAATCTACCTATGCAGAAGTCGGCGGGTATCCAGCATTGGTTTCGGCACTGGATCAGCGTACCAACGCAAATGACAACGTATTGAAGCTTCACGCAGGTGACGCGATCTCAGGAACGCTTTACTACGCACTCTTCAAAGGCGAGGCTGACGCCGCCATGATGAATCATGCGTGTTTTGATGCGTTTGCATTAGGAAACCACGAATTCGATGACGGTGATGCAGGTCTGGCACAATTCCTTGATTGGTTGAACGAAGGTAACTGTAACACAGAAGTATTGGCTGCAAACGTTATTCCTGAGCAAGGTGTTTCTGCCCTCGCCCAGAACTCTGCAAACGACTACTTCAAGCCTTACACTGTTAAGCAGTACGGTGGCCAAAAAATCGGTATTGTCGGTATCGATATTGCCAACAAAACGATGAACTCTTCGAACCCAGACGAGTCGACTCAGTTCCTAGACGAAGTCGAGACTGCTCAGAAGTACATTGATGAGTTGGTTTCTAAAGGCGTTAATAACATCGTTTTATTAACCCACTACCAGTACTCAAATGACCTTCAACTTGCTGAAGCATTGACAGATGTAGACGTTATCATCGGTGGCGACTCACACACCCTGCTGGGTGATTTCGCGGATGTAGGCTTAAAAAGCGATGGGCCATATCCAACGCTGATGAAAAACAAAGATGGCGATACTGTTTGTGTTGCTCAAGCTTGGCAATACACCCAAATTCTTGGTGAACTTTCAGTATCGTTTGATGGAAACGGCAAAGTGGCCTCATGTAATGGTACGCCGCACCTTCTGATTGGTCAGGAGTTCAAACGTAAAGATGAAAATGGCAAGAAGCAGGTTCTAGCTGGTGCTGAACTTGCAGAAGTGATTGCAGATGTTAAAGCCAAACCTAACCTTGTACAGGTTGAGCCGGATGAAGCAACAGCAGAAACACTGTCTGTATTCAGCCAAAAGCTGAATGTGCTAAAAGATCAGGAAATTGCTCAGTCTTCCGAACTACTATGTTATGACCGTGTTCCGGGTCAACAGAAACATAAAGGTGCAGACGGCTGTGATACGCAAACCAATCTGCACGGCTCTCAAGTCGCTGACCTCGTTGCTCAAGCCTTCCTTGCAGAAACAAAGCGCGCTGACGTTGCTATCCAAAACGGTGGTGGAGCGCGTGCAAACATCACGCAAGGTGCATTTACGGTAGCTGGCGCGACCAAAGTACTACCGTTCAACAACACCATGGTTAACTTGACCATGACGGGTGCCCAGGTGAAGAAGGTCATCAACGAAGCTGTTGATAAAGCTTACCTGGAATATGTAGACAACAGTGCTGAAGGTTCAGACGGCGCTTACCCATACTCTGCCGGTATCCGTTACGATGTTGATTTCAACAAACCTGCTGGTCAGCGTGTTCACAACTTCGAAGTGAAGGCAAAAGGCGATGGTACTTGGTCTAAGCTAGCTGACGACCGCGAGCTTGTTGTCGTTACCAACAACTACATTGCAGGTGGTAAAGACGGTTACCTGACCTTCGGTGAAATTTCTGGTGATAAATCGAAGTATGAAGATACGTTGAAGCTCTATACGGAAACCTTCATCGATTACGTTCGTGGTTTGACCGAAAGTGGTCAGAAGATTCAGCCAGTTTCTGAAGAAGATCGCAGCACCCAGATGTTTACACCAAAACGTTAATGACTTAGAAACCAAAACTGCAAAACTAAAAGAGGCCAAGTGAATCACTTGGCCTCTTTTTATGTTCTAAAAACCGAAGTTTTATAAGCAAATCGCTCTTTTCAGGTCCGGTAAAGCACTTTCACCACGTGCCAGCCGAAGCGGGTTTTCACAATATGCGGCGTCAACACTTCAGCGTTAAAGCACACTTTGTCGAACTGAGGCACCATTTGGCCGCGTCTAAATTCGCCTAAATCTCCACCCTTCTTACCAGACGGGCAGGTAGAATATTTCTTTGCCAACGTTTGAAACTTTGCGCCTTTCTTTAATTGACTAACAATGTCTTCCGCTTGGTTTTGGTGCTTGACCAAAATGTGGAGTGCGTGTGCTGTGCTGGCCATGCATGTGCCCTTTTACTGCCGTTCTTTTCATTGGCCGCGGATTATATCTCCGAGACCTCTACCATTCCAGATTTAGTTCGCTGTGGTATTTTTCAGCGCTTCCAGTGGCAGCCAAGTGACTTTCACACCGGCTTGTTCAAACATATCTGCGCTGACTTTAATTTTTTCGCCCCAACGGGAAAGGAAATCTTCCGTTTGTTCTGGACAGTGAACCTGCGTAATACCTGTTTGGATAATCTTCGCCGCACAATTCGGACATGGGAAATGCGTTACCCAGATTTCACAGTCTGCCAGATCGCGTTTGGCAAAGAGAATGGCATTTTCTTCCGCATGCAGGGTTTTAAGAAGTTTCATTTCACGATCATCAGTATCTGCACTATCAGAAATGCCATGCGGATACCCATTGAATCCGACTGAGACAATACGATTGCCTTTTGTTATGACAGCACCAACCTGTGTTGAGGGATCTTTACTCCAAGAGCCCACTAGCTCTGCCATTTGATAGAAA
Proteins encoded:
- a CDS encoding GIY-YIG nuclease family protein is translated as MTLTPSNDVPLWHVYLIRARDNSLYCGVTTDVMRRFDEHQQNGTKTAKYLRGKQPLTLAWSYEVGTKQQAMSLEWYIKRLTKREKEQLCKNPGRIQVLLNDKF
- a CDS encoding YceH family protein, which produces MAIELNPYEARVIGCLLEKEVTTPDLYPLTLNSLTTAANQKSNRDPVYALSEAEVLDAVESLKSKRLISDLEGFGSRVTKYQHRFCNTEFGSLQFSEQEKGIVCVMLLRGPQTPGELRTRTNRLCEFSDMSQVEAALSGLIEKGYVAQLPREPGKRESRYAHLFGTEAPEETVTPSFSAEPQESGLAERVEALEAEVAELKALVNQLLDNQD
- a CDS encoding bactofilin family protein, giving the protein MGMFGKKATSSPCLSLIAKECRVVGKFDLEGDIQFDGQGEGSIVNARNVVISSTGHFKGDIRAEHVTINGYVEGTCVAREVNILSSGKMKGQIQSEQLTISKGGCLMGENKLKDEPSLKVVNEDKGTTDKAASASA
- a CDS encoding DUF3069 domain-containing protein — translated: MSEQANQAQETVKLEDLSAELQQVIKYEQVPAELFTMLASIHEASESVVREAWDVMPASAQNILDNFEQFHALVSLSQSYAGLDFMQETQDMKFDDMDDEQTSEYKAVLLDKLLHNCVKDLVKQLKQARLKPAMKREFREIFTK
- a CDS encoding 5'-nucleotidase C-terminal domain-containing protein, yielding MKKSPLALAFLTAAVATGCAVDNSNNAPFDLTILHINDHHSHLESSSQKLKLAGKSTYAEVGGYPALVSALDQRTNANDNVLKLHAGDAISGTLYYALFKGEADAAMMNHACFDAFALGNHEFDDGDAGLAQFLDWLNEGNCNTEVLAANVIPEQGVSALAQNSANDYFKPYTVKQYGGQKIGIVGIDIANKTMNSSNPDESTQFLDEVETAQKYIDELVSKGVNNIVLLTHYQYSNDLQLAEALTDVDVIIGGDSHTLLGDFADVGLKSDGPYPTLMKNKDGDTVCVAQAWQYTQILGELSVSFDGNGKVASCNGTPHLLIGQEFKRKDENGKKQVLAGAELAEVIADVKAKPNLVQVEPDEATAETLSVFSQKLNVLKDQEIAQSSELLCYDRVPGQQKHKGADGCDTQTNLHGSQVADLVAQAFLAETKRADVAIQNGGGARANITQGAFTVAGATKVLPFNNTMVNLTMTGAQVKKVINEAVDKAYLEYVDNSAEGSDGAYPYSAGIRYDVDFNKPAGQRVHNFEVKAKGDGTWSKLADDRELVVVTNNYIAGGKDGYLTFGEISGDKSKYEDTLKLYTETFIDYVRGLTESGQKIQPVSEEDRSTQMFTPKR
- a CDS encoding peptidylprolyl isomerase: MASTAHALHILVKHQNQAEDIVSQLKKGAKFQTLAKKYSTCPSGKKGGDLGEFRRGQMVPQFDKVCFNAEVLTPHIVKTRFGWHVVKVLYRT
- a CDS encoding dCMP deaminase family protein, with amino-acid sequence MISKWAVRFYQMAELVGSWSKDPSTQVGAVITKGNRIVSVGFNGYPHGISDSADTDDREMKLLKTLHAEENAILFAKRDLADCEIWVTHFPCPNCAAKIIQTGITQVHCPEQTEDFLSRWGEKIKVSADMFEQAGVKVTWLPLEALKNTTAN